A single Anopheles maculipalpis chromosome 3RL, idAnoMacuDA_375_x, whole genome shotgun sequence DNA region contains:
- the LOC126560496 gene encoding uncharacterized protein LOC126560496 yields MSEQERAALTNLADSCANEEQCYEKILAIVVKDAEPATACYRVLKLNSLPLFKTYLSSTGLDETALFQCMASAIISLSVRNVALSNELDLYVKWKLSDYGYRKLTGNWNCSAAAAGWKSHIGVISQCWDDIVKHKYNANDNVDDRFLHRVHTMHNHLYFIRLKTFLKHLPVMETLFCLAIFMNIHKNPAAYRPYRLLICKRFIVECLEAIVCQLKHMQAVLEQIELQLSNIVRPEAWANGELANGLATLKRDETIGKIESTLPCVVHPKNVCERIMAGMRRKTPIEAIVTSIVADETFHLPEDPTLHPGTLEAIRGCYSQMKLLYLMMKMHKHISYIAQTDLANQAHALPSLERSMMMVGEAFNELNKLDLPDSAVLLAGRFKKSSIFRRNFYTHSLAMFKKRPDEILLKYWSNYMHAIRLIVVLMLAVIAAEIRLTFYRKLHRCETLGTLRALLIYTGESDCFRESENEWYENVSNNPKQGRIRLEQMFANTTNSKHHILDETYENLVKFQGSAKEVLQKLKAIEGRFDYESVRKTCFASGDLFVIKNLLLWKLQEHILPKNSIKVKQIILELICNGEIIELPESTPFDFVDQQIFLNHFAPLGLQIMHYRESVVNFINKLNKGNRSVDDNGWNKLHDKLNPYYGNIFRLDKKWTVLKDFCTELEIRWDSKLASKLRQKDLLLLQALFDERRKRLRTLFEQCAIRTEDDLVHKLFEIPLHVRAAMEYIQGEMCKMLLTVKYFGDNFPALTHSLPMLQGKSYRNYLAHDGLSYDLVTSSGDEKCLINAFVFANRSVELFSVRSKVPTLNFPSFADAVLWIDQQQELRSAIESGDVQQAEAKLKAGAEIKGKYYCSLDVRYQPTKHHTLADLVEWSNQATAPVLALLSHYFPTFRADLHSVQRLISNALARRDFEAAYGLIFEKQELRKELLAWPSLPLKYAEVLITKEGWANVLKELFDCGNSPVALEVMKRHEHLLAARTDPTVALMNDLLQHAMFRDLPECRNALLSRMSCRLLPETLELAIAIHWADLMKYDAAKRVLDDALNCGTLLCAAVMVSNFQAMEYFLNRGHHKECYYAAVCYGTTPVLEHLLRHFPVEDDKLLSELLSAASGIKIWSCVRLLLEKDVCAGNALPILVRHGMVDLIRCIKRLDYVEFWNATSTHPFLIASKYDKLSDEMFDVIRSLGFCCFDNTEVLHEMVKQGRWSSICEDLTCQLSNRSPSLTVHCEQMMNVLSRWKKIALFEKPFEGKTTLSIVLEAPNTFETVSRVLELARDMRRLEDLVLSDIAIGKDTTIVRYGCERYGKVIVDSCNGIMQKIEGLRNAPGALQWQDFTMDIYKASVMKFSVLGATNGNLELLQTQLQISGSTLADKLLSFRTITDELFGKDSTVYATLATDSHTLVFFKIDEWCCVYDRYPLDSTVDLSSVVNATLLNRRTILQNAICHKCHLDVVKLLMKNGANLLLADDYRTLSDGNV; encoded by the exons ATGTCGGAGCAAG AACGTGCCGCGCTGACTAATTTAGCGGACAGTTGTGCTAATGAAGAACAGTGTTATGAGAAAATCTTAGCCATCGTCGTGAAAGATGCTGAGCCAGCAACGGCATGCTACCGGGTGCTGAAACTAAATTCCCTTCCACTGTTTAAGACGTATCTTTCGTCCACCGGCCTTGACGAAACGGCACTGTTTCAGTGCATGGCAAGCGCAATTATTAGCCTGAGTGTTAGAAATGTTGCTCTTTCGAACGAGCTCGATTTGTACGTCAAGTGGAAACTGTCCGACTACGGGTACCGGAAGCTGACGGGCAATTGGAATTGTAGTGCAGCTGCAGCCGGTTGGAAGAGTCACATCGGTGTGATAAGCCAATGCTGGGACGATATAGTGAAGCACAAGTACAACGCAAACGATAACGTAGACGACCGGTTCCTGCATCGTGTGCATACCATGCACAACCATTTATATTTTATCAGACTGAAGACGTTTCTCAAACACCTACCAGTGATGgaaacattgttttgtttggccaTTTTTATGAATATACACAAAAATCCCGCTGCCTATCGTCCCTATCGTCTGCTAATCTGCAAGCGGTTCATTGTCGAATGTTTGGAAGCGATCGTATGCCAGCTGAAGCACATGCAGGCAGTACTCGAACAAATCGAACTGCAGCTAAGCAACATTGTTAGGCCCGAAGCGTGGGCTAACGGTGAGCTGGCCAACGGGTTGGCTACCTTAAAAAGAGATGAAACGATCGGTAAGATCGAAAGCACCCTACCGTGTGTGGTTCATCCGAAGAACGTGTGCGAACGAATAATGGCCGGAATGAGAAGGAAAACACCGATAGAAGCGATCGTTACTAGCATCGTGGCAGACGAAACGTTTCACTTACCGGAGGATCCAACGTTACATCCTGGCACACTGGAAGCGATCCGCGGCTGCTACAGTCAAATGAAGTTGCTCTatttgatgatgaaaatgcaCAAGCATATTTCGTACATTGCGCAGACCGATCTAGCAAATCAAGCGCATGCATTACCTTCCCTGGAGCgttcgatgatgatggtcggtGAAGCGTTTAACGAATTGAACAAGCTCGATCTGCCTGACAGTGCAGTACTGCTGGCTGGTAGGTTTAAGAAGAGTAGTATCTTTCGTCGAAACTTTTACACGCACAGTTTGGCTATGTTCAAAAAACGGCCTGACGAGATCTTGTTGAAATACTGGTCAAACTATATGCATGCGATCCGGCTGATTGTGGTGCTGATGCTGGCTGTTATTGCTGCCGAAATTCGGCTCACTTTCTATCGTAAGCTGCACCGGTGTGAGACACTGGGTACGCTCCGTGCGCTACTGATCTATACCGGCGAGAGTGATTGTTTCCGAGAGTCAGAAAACGAATGGTACGAGAATGTGTCGAATAATCCTAAACAAGGCCGTATACGACTGGagcaaatgtttgcaaacaCAACGAACAGCAAGCATCATATATTGGATGAAACTTACGAAAATTTGGTAAAATTTCAAGGTTCCGCTAAAGAAGTGCttcaaaaattgaaagcaattgAAGGCCGATTCGACTACGAGAGTGTACGTAAAACGTGTTTCGCTAGTGGAGATCTGTTTGTCATAAAAAATTTATTGCTGTGGAAGTTGCAGGAGCACATCCTGCCCAAAAACAGcataaaagtaaagcaaatcaTACTAGAACTAATCTGCAATGGAGAAATAATTGAGCTTCCAGAATCGACACCTTTCGACTTTGTTGATCAACAAATTTTTCTCAACCATTTCGCTCCTTTGGGTTTACAGATAATGCACTACAGAGAGTCGGTGGTAAACTTTATCAATAAACTAAATAAAGGCAACCGATCGGTGGACGATAACGGATGGAACAAGCTGCACGATAAGTTAAATCCTTACTATGGCAACATTTTTCGACTTGACAAAAAGTGGACCGTGCTGAAAGATTTTTGCACTGAGCTTGAAATAAGGTGGGACAGCAAGTTAGCGTCTAAACTTCGGCAAAAGGATCTGCTGCTTTTGCAAGCACTGTTTGACGAgcggcgtaaaagattgcgcaCGCTGTTCGAGCAGTGTGCCATCCGAACGGAGGATGATCTAGTGCACAAGCTGTTCGAAATTCCGCTGCACGTTCGAGCGGCCATGGAGTACATACAGGGGGAGATGTGTAAAATGTTGCTGACGGTTAAGTACTTTGGCGACAACTTTCCCGCATTGACACATTCGCTGCCGATGCTTCAGGGTAAAAGCTATCGCAACTATCTAGCGCACGACGGGCTGTCCTACGATCTGGTGACAAGCAGTGGCGATGAAAAGTGTCTAATAAATGCGTTCGTGTTTGCCAACAGATCGGTCGAGCTGTTCTCGGTAAGGTCCAAGGTGCCCACGCTGAACTTTCCATCGTTTGCGGATGCGGTGCTATGGATCGATCAGCAGCAGGAACTACGATCGGCGATCGAGTCAGGTGATGTGCAGCAAGCAGAGGCAAAGCTGAAAGCAGGTGCAGAAATTAAGGGTAAATATTACTGCTCGCTGGACGTTCGCTACCAGCCAACGAAGCACCACACTCTGGCAGATTTGGTCGAATGGTCCAACCAAGCAACAGCACCGGTTTTGGCACTGCTGAGCCACTATTTTCCGACCTTCCGTGCGGACTTGCATAGTGTACAACGGCTCATCAGCAACGCACTGGCACGCCGTGACTTTGAAGCAGCGTACgggttgatttttgaaaagcaaGAATTGCGGAAAGAATTATTAGCCTGGCCCAGCTTACCGCTGAAGTACGCGGAAGTTTTAATAACGAAGGAAGGGTGGGCTAATGTACTGAAAGAATTGTTCGACTGCGGAAACAGTCCGGTAGCGCTGGAAGTAATGAAGCGCCACGAGCATTTGCTTGCAGCAAGGACCGATCCTACCGTTGCCCTGATGAACGATCTGCTGCAACATGCAATGTTTCGCGACCTGCCAGAGTGCCGTAACGCTTTGCTCTCGCGAATGAGCTGCCGTTTACTACCGGAAACACTAGAGCTCGCAATTGCCATACACTGGGCGGACTTGATGAAGTATGATGCTGCCAAACGCGTGCTTGATGATGCTTTAAATTGTGGAACTTTGCTGTGTGCAGCCGTAATGGTGTCCAACTTTCAGGCTatggaatattttttgaacCGTGGACATCATAAGGAATGTTACTATGCAGCTGTTTGCTACGGTACCACACCGGTGTTGGAACATTTGCTTAGACACTTCCCCGTTGAGGATGATAAGCTCCTATCCGAACTGCTTTCAGCAGCGTCTGGTATTAAAATTTGGAGCTGTGTTCGATTGCTGTTAGAGAAGGATGTTTGTGCTGGTAATGCGCTGCCCATACTCGTTCGGCACGGTATGGTAGATCTTATCCGGTGTATCAAACGGCTAGACTATGTAGAATTCTGGAACGCTACCTCCACACATCCATTTCTTATAGCGTCTAAGTACGACAAGCTATCGGATGAAATGTTCGACGTGATCCGATCGCTTGGTTTCTGCTGTTTTGATAATACCGAGGTACTGCATGAAATGGTTAAGCAAGGAAGATGGAGTTCGATTTGTGAGGACCTAACCTGTCAGCTTTCGAACCGTTCGCCATCGCTCACCGTTCACTGTGAACAGATGATGAATGTGCTGTCCCGTTGGAAAAAGATCGCCCTTTTCGAAAAGCCGTTCGAGGGAAAAACTACATTAAGCATTGTACTGGAGGCACCGAACACATTTGAAACTGTCAGTAGAGTGTTAGAGTTGGCTCGTGACATGCGCAGGCTGGAAGATTTGGTGCTGAGCGATATAGCTATTGGAAAGGACACAACGATTGTACGGTATGGTTGTGAGCGGTACGGGAAGGTGATTGTGGATAGTTGCAACGGAATCATGCAAAAAATAGAAGGTCTTCGTAACGCTCCAGGTGCGTTGCAGTGGCAAGACTTTACGATGGACATCTACAAGGCGTCGGTTATGAAGTTCAGTGTTCTTGGTGCAACAAACGGGAATCTTGAGCTTCTACAGACTCAGCTACAGATAAGCGGCTCAACGTTAGCTGACAAGCTGCTAAGTTTTCGAACTATTACGGATGAATTATTCGGCAAGGATTCTACAGTTTATGCAACGCTAGCGACAGATTCCCATACTTTAGTTTTCTTCAAAATCGACGAATGGTGTTGCGTGTACGATCGCTACCCTTTAGACAGTACGGTTGATCTTTCGAGCGTGGTGAATGCAACGCTACTGAACAGAAGAACCATTCTGCAAAATGCTATTTGTCACAAATGCCATCTGGACGTGGTTAAGCTGCTGATGAAAAATGGTGCCAATCTTTTGCTGGCAGACGATTACCGCACTCTATCTGATGGAAATGTGTAA
- the LOC126563942 gene encoding DNA-directed RNA polymerase I subunit RPA2, whose translation MKLLPELTNLRPQFKEIPTKQNEILSNLGRPHIDSFNYMLDEGIEDILYRLEPVCFELANENRIKLRITDISIATPTVPMMMVDAAEKRVFPSECRQKSDTYAGMCTITLQWELDGMPQPPLTREMGRIPIMLKSRACNLDGLSPEELVARGEHEDEWGGHFIVRGNEKLIRMLVMTRRNYPIAVNRNTWRDRGKDFSMTGIFIRCVRNDQHSTKNVLHYLTNGTAKLMISIGKSLSFIPVLMILKALGNHSDNEIYRKLIDGYEDDQYYKRCIMNMLRDLHDESMHTSQDCRTCIGTLLRYMTTYLNMPKWYTDEQAGSYILEHCVLIHLDSVEDKFNLLVHMVHKLFAVVQGRNAPETLDNVMMQELMLGGHIYQNFLREMCLSTLGYVRMNLVKLCPETSSPTVSSNEVMMALKNVAGFQHALTMFLATGNLAKATEMGLMQNSGLVIIAENINRMRYMSHFRAVHRGSYFLTMRTTDTRQLLPDAWGFICPVHTPDGEPCGLLNHLTSDCTVSVTQDPEKVANIPTTLVSLGMQPIGVAKGLRTVPSAACYVVMLEGRMLGMLPRTIASQVVQKLRLLKIDGEIIPNQTEIAFIPEREGGQFPGLFLFVGPARMMRPVKNLLCNKTELIGSFEQVYMDICVTPEEAYPDLTTHQELAKTSFLSNLAQLIPMPDCNQSPRNMYQCQMGKQTMGTPCHNWDKQCIAKMYRLQTPATPLFRPVHHDNIELDNYAMGTNAIVAVISYTGYDMEDAMILNKSAFERGFAAGNIYKSEYVELNGENFFARDPKDTSLNPYLDNDGLPFKGAQLSKNTPLYCYFDYNDHTYHMVRYHGTEDAIVDNVKLGVPLQDSGRGIGRGSMSVVSRQLIITYRVPRNPTVGDKFASRAGQKGICSQQWPAIDLPFTESGMIPDIIFNPHGFPSRMTIAMMIETMAGKTASCHGLVHDATPFRYDEDNTAIDYFGRLLEQSGYDYYGTERMYSGVDGREMKVDIFFGVVHYQRLRHMVSDKWQVRSTGPIDQLTHQPNKGRSRGGGVRFGEMERDGLISHGASFLLQDRMMHGSDKVVTLVCRRCGTLIGPMDSVTKRLTVNTNELQHTPATCRLCEDDKEIGHVEIPYIFKFLVSQLSAMNINVKLQLSYPDV comes from the exons ATGAAACTGCTACCCGAGCTAACGAATTTACGGCcacaatttaaagaaatacCTACCAAACAGAATGAG ATCCTATCGAACCTGGGTCGGCCCCATATCGACTCGTTCAACTACATGCTGGACGAGGGCATTGAAGATATACTGTACCGGCTGGAACCGGTCTGCTTTGAGCTTGCGAACGAAAACCGTATAAAGCTGCGAATAACGGACATCAGTATCGCTACACCCACCGTACCAATGATGATGGTCGATGCGGCGGAGAAGCGTGTCTTTCCGAGCGAATGCCGCCAGAAGTCGGATACGTATGCGGGCATGTGCACGATCACGCTCCAGTGGGAGCTGGACGGGATGCCACAGCCACCGTTAACGCGCGAGATGGGCCGCATACCGATAATGCTAAAATCGAGGGCCTGCAATCTAGATGGCCTGTCGCCGGAGGAGCTTGTTGCGCGGGGTGAGCATGAGGATGAATGGGGTGGTCATTTTATTGTGCGCGGTAACGAGAAGCTAATCCGTATGTTGGTGATGACGCGACGGAACTATCCGATCGCCGTTAATCGTAATACGTGGCGCGATCGGGGAAAGGATTTCAGTATGACGGGCATCTTCATACGGTGCGTGCGTAACGATCAACATTCTACG aaaaatgTGCTCCACTATCTGACGAACGGTACGGCGAAGCTAATGATTAGCATCGGAAAATCGTTATCGTTCATACCGGTGCTGATGATACTGAAAGCGCTCGGCAATCATTCGGACAATGAGATTTATCGGAAGCTGATCGATGGTTATGAGGACGATCAGTACTACAAAAG ATGCATAATGAACATGCTGCGCGATCTGCACGACGAGAGCATGCACACGTCGCAAGACTGTCGCACGTGCATAGGCACCTTGCTGCGCTACATGACCACGTACCTCAACATGCCCAAATGGTACACGGACGAGCAGGCCGGCAGCTACATCCTCGAACACTGTGTCCTCATCCACCTAGACAGTGTGGAGGACAAATTTAATCTGCTCGTCCACATGGTACACAAGCTGTTTGCGGTCGTGCAAGGTCGTAACGCACCCGAAACGCTCGATAACGTAATGATGCAGGAGCTGATGCTCGGTGGGCACATTTATCAGAACTTCTTGCGCGAAATGTGTCTCTCCACGTTGGGTTACGTGCGGATGAATTTGGTAAAGCTATGTCCGGAAACCAGCTCACCGACGGTATCGTCGAACGAAGTCATGATGGCGCTTAAAAACGTGGCCGGTTTCCAGCATGCGCTCACAATGTTTCTTGCCACTGGGAATCTGGCCAAAGCGACCGAGATGGGTCTAATGCAAAACAGCGGGCTGGTAATTATAGCGGAAAATATTAACCGTATGCGTTACATGTCCCACTTCCGGGCGGTACATCGTGGTTCGTACTTTCTAACGATGCGTACCACCGACACCCGTCAGCTGTTGCCGGATGCGTGGGGTTTCATCTGTCCGGTGCACACACCGGACGGTGAGCCATGTGGATTGCTGAATCATCTTACCTCCGACTGTACCGTGTCGGTAACGCAGGATCCGGAAAAGGTGGCCAACATACCGACGACACTGGTATCGCTCGGTATGCAACCGATTGGAGTTGCGAAAGGGCTGCGAACCGTACCGAGTGCCGCGTGCTACGTGGTGATGCTGGAGGGCAGAATGTTGGGCATGTTGCCGCGTACGATCGCCAGTCAGGTGGTACAGAAACTTCGCCTGCTAAAGATTGATGGTGAAATTATTCCAAATCAGACAGAAATTGCGTTCATTCCGGAGCGTGAGGGTGGTCAGTTTCCCGGgctgtttctgtttgttggtCCAGCGCGGATGATGCGTCCGGTGAAAAATCTGCTCTGCAACAAGACGGAACTGATCGGATCGTTCGAGCAGGTGTATATGGATATTTGTGTAACGCCGGAGGAGGCGTACCCGGATCTTACCACACATCAGGAGCTGGCAAAAACATCCTTTTTGAGCAATTTGGCACAATTAATTCCGATGCCAGATTGTAATCAATCGCCGCGTAATATGTACCAATGCCAGATGGGCAAGCAAACGATGGGAACACCGTGCCACAACTGGGACAAGCAGTGTATTGCGAAGATGTATCGGTTGCAAACACCAGCCACCCCACTATTCCGGCCCGTGCATCACGATAACATCGAGCTGGACAATTACGCCATGGGTACGAACGCGATTGTGGCCGTTATTTCGTACACCGGGTACGACATGGAGGATGCAATGATTTTAAACAAGTCCGCCTTTGAGCGTGGCTTTGCGGCGGGAAATATCTACAAATCGGAGTACGTGGAGCTGAACGGGGAAAATTTTTTCGCTCGCGACCCGAAAGATACTTCCCTGAATCCATACCTCGATAACGATGGACTTCCGTTTAAGGGAGCACAACTTTCAAAAAATACACCACTTTACTGCTATTTCGATTACAACGATCATACGTATCATATGGTGCGCTATCACGGCACCGAAGATGCGATCGTCGACAATGTGAAGCTAGGTGTTCCACTACAGGACAGTGGACGCGGTATCGGACGGGGCAGTATGAGCGTTGTATCGAGACAACTGATCATTACCTACCGTGTGCCTCGAAATCCAACCGTTGGCGATAAGTTTGCTTCCCGCGCCGGGCAGAAAGGTATCTGCTCGCAGCAGTGGCCAGCGATCGATCTTCCGTTTACCGAGTCGGGCATGATACCGGACATTATTTTCAATCCGCACGGATTCCCATCGCGTATGACGATTGCGATGATGATCGAAACGATGGCCGGTAAAACGGCCTCCTGCCATGGGCTGGTGCACGATGCAACACCGTTCCGGTACGATGAAGACAACACTGCGATCGATTACTTCGGCCGACTGTTGGAGCAGTCCGGGTACGATTACTACGGCACGGAGCGGATGTACAGCGGGGTGGATGGGCGTGAGATGAAGGTGGACATTTTCTTTGGCGTGGTACACTATCAGCGACTTCGCCACATGGTAAGCGATAAGTGGCAGGTACGCTCTACTGGACCGATCGATCAGCTAACGCACCAACCGAACAAGGGCCGCTCGAGGGGTGGCGGTGTGCGGTTTGGCGAGATGGAACGGGATGGGTTGATTTCACACGGTGCATCGTTTCTGCTGCAGGATCGGATGATGCATGGGTCGGATAAGGTCGTGACGCTGGTTTGTCGGCGATGCGGTACACTTATCGGACCGATGGATAGCGTTACCAAGCGGTTAACGGTCAATACGAACGAGTTGCAGCATACACCGGCTACGTGTAGGCTGTGCGAGGATGATAAGGAGATTGGACATGTGGAGATACCGTACATTTTTAAGTTTCTCGTATCGCAACTGTCGGCAATGAACATAAATGTGAAGCTGCAGCTTTCGTATCCGGATGtttag